The sequence below is a genomic window from Aspergillus nidulans FGSC A4 chromosome V.
TCCATGCATTGCTCACCAGCAACATGGTTCAAATCGCTTTCTTCCAAATCCAACTGCGATTGTCAGCACATTAGAAGATGCCAGATAATGAGGGAGAGACATACATCTTCCGATGCATTCCACTCAGAcgcatcatcgtcgtcctcacCGATGTCGGTCATCAGGCTCAAACATTGGGTCACCATCTGTGTTGTGAAATCGGGATCCTTCTTGCAAGTTGCGGGGGCGTAATCCGCAAATGTAGCCATCAGCTCTAACGCGTTCTGCCTGACCTGATCACTGAGCTCCTTGTTCGCGACAACGCTGACACTGAATTTGACCAAGTTGTTAAACAGGCCCTTGAACATTTTGGGGCAGATTTCCGCTAATTCAATCAAAGCCAAAAATGCTGATGAAAGCTCATCACTCTCGGACGACTCCTTCAGAGGGGGTAGAACGTTGAGCATCTCCGGCATGAGTCCGAAGAATTTCGGTTGAGACTTCTTGGGGAGGGAGCGGAAGAATGAAGCAAAAGCCTCCATGGCTGCGATGCGCACCTACAACATACGATATCAGACCAAATTATTCCTGGACCGCAACAATTTTGAGGCGAGTAAAAACATACCGCAACGACATCATCCCGGAAACCCTTTCCGAAAACACCAATGACAGCATCTTCATGAGGCTTCTCAATAACACTGGGGGTCGTCGAAAATATGCGAAAGGAAGCCTCTCGGAGACCCGCGTCAGGGGATTGGCTGGCTTGAAATAGAATACCTAGCAATTCCGGCCATTGATCTCCTAGATATTTAGGAAGAATCATTCGTTAGACAGATTATCAACTACCTTCCAACTCTTCCCCCAGTGTTGTGCATACCGTTGTCGGTGTATTGCCTCGCAATTTCGGCCACTGCGTCACCAATCTTTCTTCGGACGTCATTCGCCGACTCGGTAGTGAGACAGGTAACTAGCTTTTGCCGAATGACCAGCCTCTGCTCACGGGCTAGAGTTGAGAAAAGCTCCTTGGCCTCGTTCGTAACAGGGTCTTTCCGGGTTTTGGTCGCAATTCGTCGGAACAGGACAGCGGAGAATGAACGTGTCTACACAAGATCAGTCGTCTTTTCGTCCCAAGTGACTGAACACAGAAGCAGCGAATACTCTCGTTCGTCTCAGGACGACCCCTCCTTCTGGTATGAAGCACTTACACCTGTTTCTTCAGCACCCTCAAGTTGCTCCGCAAGGCCCATCAAGAGGACATCCGGACGATTTTGAATCCAGTCATTATTCAACTGCTCTTCCGCCTGCGAGCGGATGTTGTTGTCCGGGGTGCTCAGTGCGCGTAGCAACTGAGAGAGGGCGGCATGAACTTCGGGGGGCAGCAGAGACATCTCGCccgctcaacctcaactgCCGAACCAAGACGAAAAGCAGAAAGTCAGATCGCGCTCCCGGACAAATCTCAGAACGCGAGCCGAGATGTATACCCAGATAGTCGGATAGTAGTGAGTTGGTAGTCTGGTCAGGAGgatatttttttttcaagAAAGGAAATTGTTTTGGTGGGGGAGGCGGTGGGAGGTGGATGTACGGAGTGTAGTGGTCTACCTAGTGGAGGGGGATCGAGTCAGAGAGCAATCAAGACCCAATGATAAGGAATCAAGACCAGGCCGTtagggagaaaaagaatacTCGACCACAAAGGTACGAAAACCATACAGCGACCGAGTATTAAATCGCGATTAAAGCCGAAAACCTCAAGGATCACGCTTCCCTCCCTGAACACGCTAGTCCAAACCCGGTAACATTAGCTAGCTCTAAGGCACCAGGTGTTCATGCCTGAAGATAATGTGAAGAATATGACGAACCAAACTACATGAGTACAGGCTTGAGAACTTTCATATGGATCTAAATTAAATCGCCTTAAAGGAAAATTACATATCTACCTAGACTATTGTACTATGTCATTGGAGTTACCAAAGCTACTGTATCGATACACAAAAGCGACCAAATGGCGGAGCAGCGGAGATGGACGAAATGAACACAAACACGCTATTTGGGGGTGTACAAAAAATGATAGACAAAAAGGAATAGATGCAGACGTCTAATCTTCGAGTTGATGTACAACGCGACTTTTACCGCGAGGTAGCGCGGCTCAGGATAAACACTCCGGCAATGACAGCCGCCAAAGTGACAATTGCTCCTGGGAGCAATAAGTCATTGGGAACGCCTGCAATAAGTTGCTCTTCGGGAGGATGGGCGGGATACGCCTGAGTTGCTCGGGGCTTAGGGATAGGCGATTCTTCTGATAATTGGTCGTCTGAAGCAGGTGTCTTAACCTCCACAGGCTTGACAGGGGCGGGTTCCACAGGGGCAGGAATAACTGGAGGTTGAGCTGGGTCGTGAACGAAGAGGTCTACCTTGTCACGACGAGCGTGACGAGCAATGTACACGGCGTCAACGAGATCCTGATCAGTGGTGATAGAAACGGTATCCCCCTCATTGTCCACATAGCTCAAAGCGTAGCCTGTGTTGCTAAGTACGCCATCCGCACAACTGGCCGCACCACCAACAGCTTCAACCTCGGGGCCAAGTTTTGCAGTAACCTGAGCCACGAGTTCGGCGATACCAGCAGCGGGGAGGATATTTACTCTGTGCACCCGGCCACTGGGTGCTTTGAACTTGAAGGGGAACGGCGAGAGTTCTCCGTGGTGGAACTCAGAGTGCTCGTCTCCGCCATGGTGAGACGCGGATTCATTCGGAAGAACGCTATCCCGTGCGTCGAAGCTAGCTTTGGGCGACTCGGGATTGACTATTGACCGATGCGGTTGGTGGCTCTGGCTTCCAGAAACCATCGAATCGGACTCGTGGTCCATTGACAGCCAGAACTTGTTCCAAGCTGGCCCTTCATCATCTTGGGTCGACATTGAGTTGATCTAAAAAGCAGTTTCAGTGGCAGCCCTATAGAGACATGCGCGGAGTGTCCACATACCTGCTCTAGGGTAGCGTATGTAAGTTTGAGCACATCTACCATGCCCACAATCTCGCCCCCCTCGTTCATTACAGGCAGATTCAGGTAGTGCCCGTCTGCAAATCTAGTTAACTCTAATCGGATCTACAAGCAGGTGGATACTGACCATGCATCTTGCGGAGCGCAGCTTGAATACTCATATCGCTTGGAGCAAAATCGGGATGGGGGGTCATGACCCTAACGACACTACAGGTTGCAGGATCAAGGCCCGGGGCGATTACACGGAGGACGATATCCTTGCTGGTAAAAATACCTGTGATGGATCCTTGATCTTGCACGAGCAGAGCAGTCGTGTGATGTTCCTTCATCAATGCGGCAGCCTCTTTCACAGTGGTCCGGACGGAAACTGTGGTGGGCGGCATACCGTCTAGTACGGATTCGAGTGTAGGACCAGACATCTTTGAACGAAGGGCCTCAACATATTGGATAATCTGTTGGGGTTGGCTAGAGCCAAGTTCTGACTGGACACCCTCCAGCGCATCGTAAAGCTTGcgggaggagctgtaggCGCGTTCCAGTTTCTCCATAGCGTCGTAGAAGCACTTGGTGATATCCAGGACACCAGAAATATCCTGGTTTTCGTCCATGACAGGTAAATGCCGGAATCCTTTCCGAACCATCAAATCGAGGGCATCTGTAGCGCTAGTATCCGTCCTCGCACATAGTGGGTTCTTCGTCATGATCTCAGAGACCGTGATATCTCGAGCCTTGAGACCAGCTCCTACTACCCTAAATGCAAGGTCCTTGGCGGTAAAGATACCAGCGATTCGATCATCGTCGTCCGTAACCAAAACAC
It includes:
- a CDS encoding CBS and PB1 domain protein (transcript_id=CADANIAT00003346), producing MSSTPTFRGTTSHRTVGRGRLPDFEGGSSASHIPRPRPESSSTITSHNPHTPSSDIGSSTMSAASSRQRQNQSKRDEAIRRKLEADLNKKRSNPARANRTRKAPPGTVLALKPSSALQIKPSTTIAEAAQLMAAKREDCVLVTDDDDRIAGIFTAKDLAFRVVGAGLKARDITVSEIMTKNPLCARTDTSATDALDLMVRKGFRHLPVMDENQDISGVLDITKCFYDAMEKLERAYSSSRKLYDALEGVQSELGSSQPQQIIQYVEALRSKMSGPTLESVLDGMPPTTVSVRTTVKEAAALMKEHHTTALLVQDQGSITGIFTSKDIVLRVIAPGLDPATCSVVRVMTPHPDFAPSDMSIQAALRKMHDGHYLNLPVMNEGGEIVGMVDVLKLTYATLEQINSMSTQDDEGPAWNKFWLSMDHESDSMVSGSQSHQPHRSIVNPESPKASFDARDSVLPNESASHHGGDEHSEFHHGELSPFPFKFKAPSGRVHRVNILPAAGIAELVAQVTAKLGPEVEAVGGAASCADGVLSNTGYALSYVDNEGDTVSITTDQDLVDAVYIARHARRDKVDLFVHDPAQPPVIPAPVEPAPVKPVEVKTPASDDQLSEESPIPKPRATQAYPAHPPEEQLIAGVPNDLLLPGAIVTLAAVIAGVFILSRATSR